In Rutidosis leptorrhynchoides isolate AG116_Rl617_1_P2 chromosome 2, CSIRO_AGI_Rlap_v1, whole genome shotgun sequence, one genomic interval encodes:
- the LOC139891538 gene encoding protein RGF1 INDUCIBLE TRANSCRIPTION FACTOR 1-like, whose amino-acid sequence MGAGGPYEEDNNWPPWLKPLLSESFFVQCKLHADSHKSECNMYCLDCINGPLCSLCLNHHKEHRAIQIRRSSYHDVIRVSEIQKHLDITSVQTYVINSAKVVFLNERPQPRPGKGVTNTCEVCDRSLLDSFRFCSLGCKIAGTSEKFQRKRKVSPENKHLMTVISDSEDSYGGYGRRRNSYEDRVRSFSPSTPPLPTAGLTAAKRRKGIPHRAPMGGLVIDY is encoded by the exons ATG GGTGCTGGTGGACCTTATGAAGAAGATAACAATTGGCCGCCGTGGTTGAAACCACTACTTAGTGAAAGCTTCTTCGTTCAATGCAAATTGCACGCAGATTCACATAAATCTGAATGTAATATGTATTGCTTGGATTGCATTAATGGTCCTTTGTGCTCTTTATGTCTCAATCATCATAAGGAACACCGCGCTATTCAg ATTCGGAGGTCATCGTATCATGATGTAATTAGGGTTTCAGAGATTCAAAAACACTTGGATATAACTTCCGTACAGACGTACGTCATCAACAGTGCGAAAGTTGTGTTTCTTAACGAACGGCCACAGCCGCGGCCGGGAAAAGGCGTTACGAACACGTGCGAAGTGTGTGACCGTAGTCTTCTGGATTCATTCCGATTCTGCTCACTCGGCTGTAAG ATTGCTGGAACATCGGAGAAATTTCAGAGGAAACGTAAAGTTTCGCCGGAAAATAAGCATTTGATGACGGTGATTTCTGATTCAGAGGATTCGTACGGTGGTTACGGACGGCGGAGAAATAGTTATGAAGACAGAGTTCGTAGTTTTAGTCCGTCAACGCCGCCGTTGCCGACGGCCGGATTGACGGCCGCGAAGAGAAGAAAGGGAATTCCACACAGAGCACCAATGGGAGGACTGGTTATAGATTACTGA